One part of the Cellvibrionales bacterium genome encodes these proteins:
- a CDS encoding response regulator: MDPNELRNTLLQAFSEEAPDLLRKAEQALLDLEDAPDQDRQAPAEALKRALHSLKGSASAIGRDDLRDVCHAMEDLVLHMLQEGVQAFQLDLLHAGLQFLHEAAATPGERHAPEVTLALLKSTDSSAIAAQLSARAVAPKAMETVAEVPSTVDVVSAKNSVQKTNTTDAATGLSETIRVAVSKIDNLQSSVGELVAIRLQQDDSLLQLKELQLQMAELTSQWRLLGSDIRECRQFLPSRTAAKFDNKISSFSGHIKQTERQLFHLAHQIGSQTGQLSLLCDAMDNGLRAVRMMPLAPFLESFRAVARDAARSLGKSVVLECDDKGIEIDRLVLEHIREPLLHLVRNSVGHGIEKSEQRLAAGKPETGSIRLSAELRGDYVNIAISDDGAGFNRQKILQKANALGMARTLDELTDEHLIDIVCRPGFSTAAGVDTVSGRGIGMDVVSTMISELGGTVGLETFEGGGSCITLRVPTSLAATQGLILQIGNERYGVVLDLVERIVRTRLDSLAMVEGREVLFLDDNPIAITSLALMLNLSALIPQQRQRAYPIVILRAGTQRLALIVDDIPGEIPMIVKPLGPQFENIKAYAGGAILADGSVMPVLEARYLINSISGASSVSTGVQWQSDENNDGDQQAVDASFATQRAILVVDDSITTRTLERNILEAAGYRVLVATDGEEAADILRIEDGISLVVTDLEMRRMNGLELCRHIRSGQHKNLPIIMVTSVGSEAEMKKGIAAGADAYIVKGNFQQDYFLSTVRRFVNV, encoded by the coding sequence ATGGATCCCAATGAACTGCGCAATACGTTGTTGCAGGCATTTTCTGAAGAAGCGCCTGATTTGTTGCGAAAGGCAGAGCAGGCGCTGCTGGATTTAGAAGATGCTCCCGATCAAGACAGGCAAGCGCCGGCGGAGGCTTTGAAGCGGGCGCTGCATTCTTTGAAAGGCTCTGCCAGTGCTATTGGCAGAGATGATCTGCGCGATGTCTGCCATGCCATGGAAGATTTGGTGCTTCACATGTTGCAGGAGGGCGTGCAAGCATTTCAGTTGGATTTATTGCATGCAGGTTTGCAATTTTTGCACGAGGCAGCAGCCACGCCAGGTGAGCGACACGCACCAGAAGTGACGCTGGCCTTGCTGAAAAGCACGGATAGCAGTGCCATTGCGGCGCAACTTTCTGCACGCGCTGTTGCACCGAAAGCAATGGAAACCGTTGCAGAAGTGCCATCAACAGTGGATGTAGTGAGTGCTAAAAATTCTGTTCAGAAAACCAATACAACGGATGCCGCAACAGGTTTGAGTGAAACGATTCGCGTCGCGGTATCTAAAATTGATAATTTGCAATCCAGTGTAGGCGAGTTGGTGGCTATTCGCTTGCAGCAGGATGATAGCCTGTTGCAGCTCAAGGAATTGCAATTGCAAATGGCGGAACTGACTTCACAGTGGAGGTTGCTTGGCAGCGATATTCGCGAATGCCGCCAATTTTTGCCTTCGCGCACAGCAGCAAAGTTTGACAACAAAATCTCATCGTTTTCTGGCCACATCAAACAAACAGAAAGACAGTTGTTTCATTTGGCGCATCAAATTGGCAGTCAGACTGGGCAATTGAGTTTGTTGTGCGATGCGATGGATAACGGTTTGCGCGCGGTGCGCATGATGCCATTGGCGCCTTTTTTGGAATCTTTTCGTGCTGTGGCGAGAGATGCAGCGCGCTCCTTGGGTAAATCTGTGGTGCTGGAGTGCGATGACAAAGGCATAGAAATTGATCGGCTGGTGTTGGAGCATATTCGTGAACCTTTGCTGCATTTGGTGCGCAATTCTGTAGGGCACGGCATTGAAAAATCTGAGCAGCGTCTTGCTGCTGGCAAACCGGAAACGGGTTCTATTCGTTTGTCGGCGGAGTTGCGCGGCGACTATGTCAATATCGCTATCAGCGATGACGGTGCGGGTTTTAATCGACAAAAAATTCTGCAAAAAGCCAATGCGTTGGGCATGGCGCGCACACTGGATGAACTGACCGATGAACATTTGATTGATATTGTTTGTCGCCCAGGTTTTAGCACTGCTGCGGGTGTTGATACCGTTTCTGGTCGTGGTATTGGCATGGATGTGGTGTCCACCATGATTAGTGAGTTGGGTGGCACAGTGGGTTTGGAAACTTTTGAAGGCGGCGGCAGTTGTATCACTTTGCGCGTGCCTACCAGTTTGGCAGCCACGCAAGGTTTAATTTTGCAAATTGGCAATGAACGCTATGGCGTGGTGCTGGATTTGGTAGAACGCATAGTGCGCACGCGTTTGGATAGTTTAGCAATGGTGGAAGGACGCGAAGTGTTATTTTTGGATGACAACCCCATCGCTATTACCAGTTTAGCCTTGATGTTGAATTTATCGGCACTTATTCCGCAGCAGCGACAGCGCGCTTATCCCATCGTAATTTTGCGTGCAGGTACGCAGCGGTTGGCATTGATCGTTGATGATATCCCTGGGGAAATTCCGATGATCGTCAAACCGCTGGGGCCACAATTTGAAAATATTAAAGCCTACGCCGGTGGCGCTATTCTTGCGGATGGCAGTGTGATGCCGGTGTTGGAGGCGCGCTATTTAATCAATTCCATTTCTGGCGCAAGCAGTGTTTCCACAGGTGTGCAGTGGCAGAGTGATGAAAATAATGACGGAGATCAGCAGGCCGTCGATGCCAGTTTTGCAACACAGCGCGCTATTTTAGTGGTGGATGATTCCATCACGACGCGCACTTTAGAACGCAATATTTTGGAGGCGGCTGGCTATCGTGTTTTAGTGGCAACCGATGGTGAAGAGGCAGCAGATATTCTGCGCATTGAAGATGGCATTTCTTTGGTGGTGACCGATTTGGAAATGCGGCGCATGAACGGCTTGGAGCTGTGCCGGCATATTCGCAGCGGGCAACATAAAAATCTTCCCATCATCATGGTTACTTCTGTTGGCAGTGAAGCGGAAATGAAAAAAGGTATAGCTGCAGGTGCAGATGCTTATATCGTCAAAGGCAACTTCCAGCAGGATTATTTCTTATCTACCGTCCGGCGTTTTGTTAACGTTTAA
- a CDS encoding chemotaxis protein CheB — protein sequence MSIRILVVEDNLVVQHYVRSALSVDSKNEILAIVDNGIDALKAAIRMKPDVILLDLFLPGMDGMDVIRHVMSEAPCPIVVLSAELDRKDQDLTFEAQRSGAVSVLAKPQGMEPAQFQAFSDNLCKTVQLMAQVKVTRRWLPTAAVSPAVEPSLLASGDRWDLLAIGSSTGGPAALYSLLEALGAAFNFPVLIAQHIAPGFGATLCEWLAKTGCPICIPEHGEKAQAGKVYLAPDDRHLVYGAGGVLFHVENPAARFTPSVDMLFDSIATHHTGQVAAIILTGMGNDGTAGMHHLYRQGAQTIAEAESSCVVFGMPAAAIAAGVVRSVLPLSDIAELLRQKHIG from the coding sequence ATGAGCATTCGCATCCTAGTTGTTGAGGATAATTTAGTTGTACAACACTATGTGCGCAGCGCTTTGTCTGTTGATTCAAAAAATGAAATTCTGGCGATTGTTGATAATGGAATTGATGCATTAAAAGCTGCCATTCGCATGAAGCCGGATGTCATTTTGCTGGATTTGTTTTTGCCAGGCATGGATGGCATGGATGTGATTCGCCATGTGATGTCGGAGGCGCCGTGCCCGATTGTGGTGCTCAGTGCAGAGCTGGATAGAAAAGACCAAGACTTAACATTTGAAGCGCAGCGCTCGGGTGCGGTGTCGGTGTTGGCCAAACCGCAAGGCATGGAGCCAGCGCAGTTCCAAGCCTTCAGCGACAACTTGTGTAAAACCGTGCAACTCATGGCGCAAGTAAAAGTGACGCGCCGCTGGTTGCCCACGGCGGCGGTGTCGCCAGCCGTTGAGCCTTCGCTATTGGCTTCTGGTGATCGTTGGGATTTATTGGCGATTGGTTCATCCACCGGAGGCCCTGCTGCTTTATACAGTTTGTTGGAAGCCTTGGGTGCTGCATTTAATTTTCCTGTGTTGATCGCGCAACATATTGCGCCAGGTTTTGGTGCAACATTGTGCGAATGGCTGGCAAAAACAGGCTGCCCAATTTGTATTCCAGAGCACGGTGAAAAAGCACAGGCTGGCAAAGTGTATCTCGCACCCGATGACAGGCATTTGGTGTACGGTGCAGGCGGAGTGTTATTTCATGTAGAAAATCCCGCTGCGCGTTTTACACCGAGTGTCGATATGTTGTTTGATTCCATTGCCACACATCACACGGGGCAAGTGGCAGCGATAATTTTGACGGGCATGGGCAACGATGGCACCGCCGGTATGCATCATCTTTACCGGCAGGGCGCGCAGACTATCGCAGAAGCAGAAAGCAGTTGTGTGGTGTTTGGTATGCCAGCAGCTGCCATCGCGGCAGGTGTAGTGCGCAGTGTCTTACCGTTGTCTGATATTGCTGAATTATTGCGGCAGAAACATATTGGCTGA